In the genome of Pseudonocardia cypriaca, the window CGCAGCAGGGGGCGCAGTTCGGACGGGCGGGGCATCCGGCGCTGGACCATGCAGCCACCCTATGTCGCGCACCGCCGACTGCGAGGTCGTCGAGGTCGGCGCTCGTACGCTGGGCCGGAGAACACGCGAGAGGGGATGATCGAGATCGCCACCCAGGCCGGCGCGGCCGCGCAGCCCCGCACGCCCCTGAGCAAGGCGCGGGTCCTGGACGCCGCCGTCGCGCTCGCCGACGAGGGCGGCGTCGACGCTCTCAGCATGCGCAGGATCGCGCAGGCGCTCGGCGTCGTGCCCATGGCGCTGTACAAGCACGTGGCCAACAAGAACGAGCTGCTGGACGGCATGATCGACGTCGTCATCGGCGAGATCGACCCGCCCGCCGACGGGGCCGACTGGAAGACTGCCATCCGTCGGCGGGTGTTGTCGGCCCGCCGCATGCTCCTGCGCCACCCGTGGGCCTCGGGCGTCATCGAGTCGCGGATGAAGGCGCGGGCCAACCCGACCCTCGTGGTGATGGAGTACCTGGACTCGATGATCGGGATCTTCCGGGGAGGGGGGTTCTCGATCGACTTGACCCATCACGCGATGCACGTCATGGGCAGCCGCCTGCTGGGTTTCTCCCAGGAGTTGTTCGAGGACGGCGCCGGCCGTGACCCGGAGCCGGACATGCCGCCGCCCGAGGAGATCGCCGCGCGTTTCCCGCACATCGCCGAGCTGGCCATGGCGGTCGCCCACGACGACGAGTCGGTCGTCGGCTCGGGCTGCGACGACCAGTTCGAGTTCGAGTTCGCCCTCGACCTGACGTTGGACGGCCTTGAGCGGCTCCACGGCGACCCCTGACAATCGGTCTTGACCGGTGTATGGCGTACACCTAGTGTGCTCCACGACGGGTGTACGCAGTACACTGCCGATCGATGGGGAGACGCCGGTGAAGGCGATCGTCCAAGAGCGTTTCGGTCCGCCCGACGTCCTGCGGCTGGCCGACATCGACCCGCCCCGCACCGGCCCCGGCGATGTCCTGGTCCGGGTGCACGCCGCCGCGTTGAACCCCTACGACTGGCACATGATGCGCGGCGACCCGTTCGCCGCACGCCTGACACCCGGCGTGGGCCTGACCCGCCCGAAATCTCCGGTGCTCGGCATCGATGCGGCAGGCGTGGTCGAGGCGGTCGGCGTTGACGTGCGCGGACTGCGCCCCGGCGACGAGGTGCAGGGCTTCTGCCCGGGCTCGTGCGCCGAGTACGCACGCACCACCCCGGACCTGCTCGTGCCCAAGCCCGCAGGCCTGACCTTCGAGCAGGCCGCGGCCGTCCCGATGGCCGCGGTGACCGCCCTGCGCGGCATCCGGACCGTCGGGCGGGCCCGGGCCGGGTGGCGGGTGCTGGTCAACGGTGCCGGCGGCGGGGTGGGGACCTTCGCCGTGCAGATCGGAGCCGCGCTCGGCGCGGAGGTAACCGGGGTGTGCAGCACCCGCAACCTGGAGCTGGTGCGTTCACTGGGTGCCGCCCAGGTGATCGACTACACGCGAGAGGACTTCACCGACCCCGGCAGCCGCGGGCGTTACGACCTCGTCCTGGACAACGTCGGCAACCAGCCGCTGGGCCGGCTGCGTCGGGTGCTCACGCCGGCCGGCACGCTGGTGGCCAACGGCGGCGGCTCGCCCGGCCACGTGTTCGGCGCGATCGGCGCCATGCTGCGGGTGCTGGTGGTCAACGCGTTCGTCCGCCAGCAGCTGCGGGTGATCCTCCCGGCCGCGCCGGCCGGGCCGACCCACGAGGACCTCGTGGCGGTCACCGCGCTGATCGAGGCCGGCACGCTCGCCCCGGTCGTCGACCGGACGTACACCCTGGCTGACGCGGCTGAGGGCGTGCGCCACGTGGAGCAGGGCCACGCCCGGGGCAAGGCCGTCGTCGTCGTGCAGTGAGCGTCAGGGCGACCCGAAGCGGCGGCGAGACAGCTCGAACGCCGCCACCGCCCCCGCGCTCGCCACCCCGAGCGACTCGACGCCGCCGTGCATCGGGATGGCGAGCATCCCGTCGAGCAGGGGACGGACCGACGCCGAGAGACCCTCGGTCTCGTTGCCCAGCACGAGCGCGACCCGGTCGGGCAGCGCGGTGTCGAGCAGCGAGTCGCCGCGGGCGTCCAGGCCGTACAGCGCGAACCCCGCCTCGGCCAGCGCCGTGCACCCCTCCTCGACGGTGCCGGAGCGCAGTACCGGCGCGCGGAACGCGATCCCCGCCGACGCCTTGACCACCAGCGGGTCGATGGCGGGCAGCCCGCGCCGCGCCAGCAGCACGCCGTCCAGCCCCGCCGCGGTGGCGCTGCGCAGGATCATCCCGACGTTGGCGGGGTTGGTCAGCCGGTCGAGCACCAGCACGGCGGCCGGCGCACCGGGGCGCAGCGCGGCCGTGAACTCGGCGACGGGGGCCATCCGCGGCGCGACGACGTCGGCGAGCACGCCCTGGTCGTGCCGCCCGTTGCCGGCGAGCACCTTGACCCGGTGCGCCGACGCCCGCTGGACCGGGACGCCCCGGCCGCGGGCGGCGTCGAGGATGGCCCGGACGGGCTCGCCGCGCGCCCCCTCGGCGAGCACGACCTTGTCCACGCGCAACGCCTCGTCGTCGAGCGCCTCGAGCACGGGCTTGCGGCCGTACACCGTGATGAAGGTGTCCTTCGGAGACCGCTCGCCCGCCATGTACCGAGCCTAGGATCAGAGAATGCCGCCCCGGCTCTCGGCCCTCGACGCGTCGTTCCTGTACCTCGAGCAACCCACGACTCCGATGCACGTCGGGGCCGTGTCGGTCTTCCGGCGGCCGCGGCGCGGGTTCGACTACGACCGCCTCGTCGATCTCGTCGAGCAGCGCATCGCGCTCGTGCCGAGGTACCGGCAGAAGGTGCGGTACGTACCGGGCAACCTCGCGCGGCCGGTGTGGATCGACGACCCGGACTTCGACGTCGCCTACCACGTCCGCCGCTCCGCGCTGCCGAAGCCCGGCTCCGAGGAACAGCTCACCGAGCTCGTCGCGCGCCTGATGTCGCGCCCGCTGGACCACACGCGCCCGCTCTGGGAGATGTACCTGGTCGAAGGGCTCGCCCAGGGCCGCATCGCCATCGTCACGAAGACGCACCAGGCGATGGTCGACGGCATCAGCGCGATCGACATCGGGCAGGTGATCCTCGACGTCTCGGCCGAGCCGCGGGTGGTGCCCGAGGAGCTGTGGATGCCCCGGCCCGAGCCGTCGGGCGTCGAGCTGGTGCTCGGCGCCGTGGCGGACGCCGTCGCGCGGCCCGGGGAGATCGTCGACAACGTGCGGGTGGCCGCCGGAGACGCGATGGCCACCGTCGACAAGATCACCGGTGCGGCCGGCAAGCTGTTCTCGATGGCCTGGGCGGCGAGCAGGCCCGCGCCGGGTACCCCGCTCAACGTGGACATCTCCACGCAGCGCCGGTTCGCCGTGGCCCGCGCCGAGCTGGAGGACTACCGCCGGGTGCGGGCGGCGCACGGCTGCACCGTGAACGACGTGGTGCTCAGCGTCATCTCGGGTGCGCTGCGCAACTGGCTGCTCTCCCGCGGCGAGCCGGTCACGCCATCGTCCACGGTGCGGGCGATGGTGCCCCTCTCGGTCCGCGGCGAGGCCGACGTACCCAGCTCCGCGACGGCGGGCTCGCTGGGCAACCGGGTCTCCTCGTTCCTCGTGGAGCTGCCTGTCGGCGAGCCGAGCCCGGTGGTGCGGCTGCACCACGTCACGCACGCGATGCGCGAGCACACCTCCAACGGGCAGTCGGTCGGCGCCGACACCCTGGTCCGGATCGGCGGGTTCGCTCCCCCTACGCTGCACGCTCTGGGCGCGCGTGCCGCGAGCGGGTTCTCGAAGCGGATCTTCAACTTGGTGGTGACGAACGTGCCGGGACCGCAGTTCCCGCTCTACGCCGCTGGCGCCCGGATGCTCGAGATGTTCCCCGTCGTCCCGCTCGCGAAGGGTCAGGCCCTCGCGATCGGGCTCACGTCGTACGACGGCGGGGTCTACTACGGGTTCAACGGGGACCGCGACGCCATGCACGATCTCGACGTGCTCGCCGGGCTGGTGCACGAGTCCCTCGACGAGCTCCTGACCACGGTGGCGTGAACTCATGCGTGTCTACGTACCGGCCACATGGCCGATGTTGCGGACGTTGGTCAAGACGGGGGTGGTCGACCCGATCGGCGGCACCGCCTTCGCCCTCACCCCCGCCCTGCGGGAGGCGTACATCAGCGGCGACGACGAGGAGCTCGAGTTCGCGGCCATGACCCACGCGGCCCGCGCGTCGCTGCGGCTGCTCTCGGTCGAGTTCGGGCTCGGAGAGGACTCCACGCCCGCGCGGCGGGTGGTGGTGTCCGCCGACCTCGAGAACGTGACGCTGCGCCCCGACCTCGACGACGGCGTCGTGCGGATCTCGGGCGCCGTGCCGTTCGAGTCGATCGCGGCGGTGCACGTCGACACCGAGGAGGCCGAGTACGCCGTGCGCGAGGCCGCGGGTGCCGTCGATGCGGCCGACCTCGGCGACCTCGACGCCGAGTTCCTCGTGGGCGAGGCGGAGGACCACGACCTGGCCTGGTACGACCCCTCCGAGGTGGCGTTCCTGGTGGAGGGCCAGGCCTAGGCTAGCGCCGGGAGAACCACAGCAGCACGGCCGCGAGCGGGATCAGCAGGAAGACCCCGCCCTGCCGCGTGAGCAGGAACAACCCGATCGCGACGACGATCGCTACGCCCATCAAGCCAGGGCCCGTCCTCCCGAGGGCGCCATCGGTCGACGGTGCCACCTCACCGGGCGGCGGTGTCACCGGCAGCGGGGCCGTGGGCGGCGGTGCGGCCGGGGTGCCCGGTAGCTCCGGGTGCGGTTGCGGCAGGTCGGTGAAAAGGGCTGCCAGGTCGGCGGCCACTACGGCGTTCGCGGCGACGGCCGAACGGTCGGCGTACTCGTCGATGCCCAACCGGCCTGCCGCGAGGTGCTCGTCGAGCGCCTGCTGCGCCGCCGTGCGCTCGGCGTGGCCGATGCGCAGTGGCGACGACTCCTCTCCGGTGGCCATGCGTGTGAGCCTGCCATCCCGGAGGGGCCCAGCGCAGTGCGGATCGGCGCAGTGGGGATCAGCGCAGTGGGGATCAGCGCAGGGCGACCAGTACCCGCCGTAGCGCCGCGAGCCGGCCGGGGCGCAGCTTGCCCGCTTCGACCAGCGTGTCGAGCGCGCACTCCGGGTCGGCAGGCGGGCCCAGGTGACCGCACCCGCGTGGGCAGTCCTCGATCGCCGCCGCGAGGTCGTCGAACGCGGCCGGCACGTCGTCCGGCGTGATGTGGGCGAGCCCGAACGAGCGCACGCCCGGGGTGTCGACCACCCAGCCGGCGCCGAGGTCGTCGGGAAGGGGGAGCGCGAGGGCCGCCGTGGTGGTGTGGCGGCCCTTCCCCACGGCCGACACCACTCCCACGGCCCGGGCCGCGTCCGGGACGAGCACGTTGACCAGCGTGGACTTGCCGACGCCCGAGTGCCCGACGAGCGCCGAGACGCGGCCCCCGAGGACCTCCGCGAGCGCGGTGGGCTCGCGGTCGCGCCGGGTGACGACGACCGGGATGTCCAGCTCGCGGTACGGGGCGGCGAACGGCTCGGGATCGGCGAGGTCGGCCTTCGTCAGGCAGAGCACCGGGGCCAGCCCGCCGGCGTACGCGGCCACCAGGCAGCGGTCCACGAAGCCAGTGCGCGGCGGCGGGTCGGCGACCGCGGTGACGATCACGAGCTGCTCGGCGTTGGCGACGACCACCCGCTCGAACGGGTCGGTGTCATCGGCCGTCCGCCGCAGGACCGTGCGCCGCTCCTCGACGCGCACGATCCGCGCGATCCGGTCGACGGCCCCGGAGAGGTCGCCGACGAGGCCCACCCGATCGCCGACGACGATGGGGGTGCGGCCCAGCTCGCGGGCCCGCATCGCGACGACGGGGGGTCGCGTCGCGTCCGCGTCGAGCGCGCACGTCCAGCGCCCGCGGTCGACGGTGGTGACCATCGCCTCCACCGCGTCGGCGTGCTCGGGGCGGCGCTTGCTGCGCGGCCGCGAGCCCCGGCGCCCCGGCCGGACCCGGACGTCGGACTCGTCGTACTCGCGCGCTCTCACGCCAGCAGGGCTGCCCAGCGCGCCGGGAAGTCGGGGATGGTCTTGGCCGTGCAGCCGATGTCGTCGATCGTGACGCCCGGCACGACGAGGCCGACCAGCGCGCCCGCGGTGGCCATCCGGTGGTCGGCGTAGGCGCCCCAGGCGCGGTCGCCCGCCGCGAGTGGGGCGGGCCGGATCTCCAGGCCGTCCGGGGTCTCGGTGACGGCGCCGCCGAGCGCGGTGAGCTCGGTGGCGAGTGCGGCCAGCCGGTCGGTCTCGTGGCCACGGATGTGGGCGACGCCGCGGATGCGCGACGGCCCCGCGGCGAGCGCGGCCACGGCGGCCACCGTGGGTGTGAGCTCGCTGGCGTCGTGCAGGTCGACGTCCACGCCTGCGAGCTCGGCCGGTCCCCGGACGGTCATCCCGTCCGGCCCCGGCGTCACCGTGCAGCCCGCCTGCTCCAGCACGGAGAGGATCTCGCTGCCCGGCTGCGTGGAGTCGGCCGGCCAGCCGGCGACCGTGACCTCGCCGCCGGTGACGGCCGCGGCGGCGAGGAACACCGCGGCGTTCGACAGGTCCGGCTCCACGGCCCAGTGGCGGGCCGTGATCGGGCCGGGGGAGACCCGCCAGGTGTCGGGCTCCGCGTCGTCGACCTCGACCCCGGCCTCCCGCAGCATCGCTACCGTCATCTCGATGTGCGGCAGCGACGGCACCGGCTTGCCGTCGTGGTGGACGGTCACACCCTTGTCGTAGCGGGCCCCGGAGAGCAGCAGCCCGGAGACGAACTGCGACGACGCCGACGCGTCGATCACCACGTCGCCGCCGGACAGCCCGCCGGTGCCGTGCAGCACGAACGGCAGGGTTGCACCGTCGACGCGCGCGCCGAGTGCGCGCAGTGCGTCAAGCACGGTGCCCATCGGGCGCTCGCGGGCGCGCGGGTCGCCGTCGAAGGTGACGGGCCCGTCGGCGAGCGCCGCCGCGGGCGGTACGAACCGCATCACGGTGCCGGCCAGCCCGCAGTCGACGCTCCCACCGCCGCGCAGCCCGTCGTGGCCGGCGAACTCGACCCGCTCGCCGTCCACCTCGATCGGCACGCCGAGGGCGCGCAGCGCCCCGACCATCAGCGCGGTGTCGCGGGACGCAGGCGCCCCGGAGACGGTGGCCCGGCCGCCGGAGAGCGCGGCGAGCAGCAGCGCGCGGTTGG includes:
- a CDS encoding TrmH family RNA methyltransferase translates to MAGERSPKDTFITVYGRKPVLEALDDEALRVDKVVLAEGARGEPVRAILDAARGRGVPVQRASAHRVKVLAGNGRHDQGVLADVVAPRMAPVAEFTAALRPGAPAAVLVLDRLTNPANVGMILRSATAAGLDGVLLARRGLPAIDPLVVKASAGIAFRAPVLRSGTVEEGCTALAEAGFALYGLDARGDSLLDTALPDRVALVLGNETEGLSASVRPLLDGMLAIPMHGGVESLGVASAGAVAAFELSRRRFGSP
- a CDS encoding TetR/AcrR family transcriptional regulator, whose product is MIEIATQAGAAAQPRTPLSKARVLDAAVALADEGGVDALSMRRIAQALGVVPMALYKHVANKNELLDGMIDVVIGEIDPPADGADWKTAIRRRVLSARRMLLRHPWASGVIESRMKARANPTLVVMEYLDSMIGIFRGGGFSIDLTHHAMHVMGSRLLGFSQELFEDGAGRDPEPDMPPPEEIAARFPHIAELAMAVAHDDESVVGSGCDDQFEFEFALDLTLDGLERLHGDP
- a CDS encoding DUF1707 SHOCT-like domain-containing protein → MATGEESSPLRIGHAERTAAQQALDEHLAAGRLGIDEYADRSAVAANAVVAADLAALFTDLPQPHPELPGTPAAPPPTAPLPVTPPPGEVAPSTDGALGRTGPGLMGVAIVVAIGLFLLTRQGGVFLLIPLAAVLLWFSRR
- a CDS encoding WS/DGAT/MGAT family O-acyltransferase, which gives rise to MPPRLSALDASFLYLEQPTTPMHVGAVSVFRRPRRGFDYDRLVDLVEQRIALVPRYRQKVRYVPGNLARPVWIDDPDFDVAYHVRRSALPKPGSEEQLTELVARLMSRPLDHTRPLWEMYLVEGLAQGRIAIVTKTHQAMVDGISAIDIGQVILDVSAEPRVVPEELWMPRPEPSGVELVLGAVADAVARPGEIVDNVRVAAGDAMATVDKITGAAGKLFSMAWAASRPAPGTPLNVDISTQRRFAVARAELEDYRRVRAAHGCTVNDVVLSVISGALRNWLLSRGEPVTPSSTVRAMVPLSVRGEADVPSSATAGSLGNRVSSFLVELPVGEPSPVVRLHHVTHAMREHTSNGQSVGADTLVRIGGFAPPTLHALGARAASGFSKRIFNLVVTNVPGPQFPLYAAGARMLEMFPVVPLAKGQALAIGLTSYDGGVYYGFNGDRDAMHDLDVLAGLVHESLDELLTTVA
- the aroA gene encoding 3-phosphoshikimate 1-carboxyvinyltransferase, producing the protein MTAPWPAPHAAAPVCGRVSVPGSKSVTNRALLLAALSGGRATVSGAPASRDTALMVGALRALGVPIEVDGERVEFAGHDGLRGGGSVDCGLAGTVMRFVPPAAALADGPVTFDGDPRARERPMGTVLDALRALGARVDGATLPFVLHGTGGLSGGDVVIDASASSQFVSGLLLSGARYDKGVTVHHDGKPVPSLPHIEMTVAMLREAGVEVDDAEPDTWRVSPGPITARHWAVEPDLSNAAVFLAAAAVTGGEVTVAGWPADSTQPGSEILSVLEQAGCTVTPGPDGMTVRGPAELAGVDVDLHDASELTPTVAAVAALAAGPSRIRGVAHIRGHETDRLAALATELTALGGAVTETPDGLEIRPAPLAAGDRAWGAYADHRMATAGALVGLVVPGVTIDDIGCTAKTIPDFPARWAALLA
- a CDS encoding DUF6912 family protein encodes the protein MRVYVPATWPMLRTLVKTGVVDPIGGTAFALTPALREAYISGDDEELEFAAMTHAARASLRLLSVEFGLGEDSTPARRVVVSADLENVTLRPDLDDGVVRISGAVPFESIAAVHVDTEEAEYAVREAAGAVDAADLGDLDAEFLVGEAEDHDLAWYDPSEVAFLVEGQA
- the rsgA gene encoding ribosome small subunit-dependent GTPase A; its protein translation is MRAREYDESDVRVRPGRRGSRPRSKRRPEHADAVEAMVTTVDRGRWTCALDADATRPPVVAMRARELGRTPIVVGDRVGLVGDLSGAVDRIARIVRVEERRTVLRRTADDTDPFERVVVANAEQLVIVTAVADPPPRTGFVDRCLVAAYAGGLAPVLCLTKADLADPEPFAAPYRELDIPVVVTRRDREPTALAEVLGGRVSALVGHSGVGKSTLVNVLVPDAARAVGVVSAVGKGRHTTTAALALPLPDDLGAGWVVDTPGVRSFGLAHITPDDVPAAFDDLAAAIEDCPRGCGHLGPPADPECALDTLVEAGKLRPGRLAALRRVLVALR
- a CDS encoding NAD(P)-dependent alcohol dehydrogenase, with product MKAIVQERFGPPDVLRLADIDPPRTGPGDVLVRVHAAALNPYDWHMMRGDPFAARLTPGVGLTRPKSPVLGIDAAGVVEAVGVDVRGLRPGDEVQGFCPGSCAEYARTTPDLLVPKPAGLTFEQAAAVPMAAVTALRGIRTVGRARAGWRVLVNGAGGGVGTFAVQIGAALGAEVTGVCSTRNLELVRSLGAAQVIDYTREDFTDPGSRGRYDLVLDNVGNQPLGRLRRVLTPAGTLVANGGGSPGHVFGAIGAMLRVLVVNAFVRQQLRVILPAAPAGPTHEDLVAVTALIEAGTLAPVVDRTYTLADAAEGVRHVEQGHARGKAVVVVQ